The following are from one region of the Microbacterium sp. cx-55 genome:
- a CDS encoding DUF3566 domain-containing protein has translation MSTVADKLAKKSSSKTSAKQVRLRLVYVDFWSAVKLSFLAAVSLAIVTVVSFFLVYMIVQTTGLIGKADEFFASFSDGSLSLSQFVGLPQVMAFAAVVAILNLVVITVLGAVVAGIYNLAVKVTGGLLVGFTSN, from the coding sequence ATGAGCACGGTAGCCGACAAGCTCGCCAAGAAATCGAGCAGCAAGACCAGCGCCAAGCAGGTTCGCCTTCGTCTCGTCTACGTCGACTTCTGGTCGGCCGTGAAGCTGTCGTTCCTCGCGGCGGTGTCGCTCGCGATCGTGACGGTGGTCTCGTTCTTCCTGGTCTACATGATCGTGCAGACCACGGGCCTGATCGGCAAGGCCGACGAGTTCTTCGCTTCGTTCTCCGACGGCTCGCTCTCGCTCAGCCAGTTCGTGGGCCTGCCCCAGGTGATGGCATTCGCGGCGGTCGTCGCGATCTTGAACCTGGTCGTCATCACCGTGCTCGGTGCGGTGGTGGCCGGCATCTACAACCTCGCGGTGAAGGTGACCGGCGGACTGCTCGTCGGGTTCACCTCGAACTGA
- a CDS encoding NUDIX hydrolase — MDLRVAAYAVITDEDDRILLAHWMEGRHSAWTLPGGGLEAGEDPEHAARREILEETGYRAMVGPLLGIHSRVIPAGRRIAESEEPLHTLRIVYRGRITGGELRDELDGSTDEARWFPVAEVSALQRGKLVDIGLRMAGLLD, encoded by the coding sequence ATGGATCTGCGCGTCGCGGCTTATGCGGTCATCACGGATGAGGATGACCGCATCCTGCTCGCCCACTGGATGGAGGGCCGCCACAGCGCCTGGACGCTCCCCGGCGGCGGCCTCGAAGCGGGCGAGGACCCCGAGCACGCGGCACGCCGCGAGATCCTGGAAGAGACCGGATACCGCGCGATGGTCGGACCGCTTCTCGGCATCCATTCGCGAGTGATCCCGGCGGGCCGGCGCATCGCCGAGTCCGAAGAGCCGTTGCACACGCTGCGGATCGTCTACCGGGGGCGGATCACCGGCGGCGAGCTCCGCGATGAGCTCGATGGATCGACCGACGAGGCACGGTGGTTCCCCGTGGCTGAGGTATCGGCGTTGCAGCGCGGAAAGCTCGTCGACATCGGCCTGCGGATGGCCGGGCTGCTCGACTGA
- a CDS encoding aminoacyl-tRNA deacylase, translated as MSGDPTGRVRQAASALGLSVELVERPAAGSLAEAAALLGLEPDDIVKTLVVSRSDGSYLFALVPGDRAISWPKLRAVVGVNKLHMPDADRALAATGYERGTIVPLGSTHPWPVFADERIRGRRIALGAGAHGYSLFTDADELIAALSATVADITAPLPDAS; from the coding sequence GTGAGTGGAGATCCGACGGGGCGGGTGCGGCAGGCCGCATCCGCCCTCGGTCTTTCCGTCGAGCTCGTCGAACGCCCGGCAGCGGGCAGCCTCGCCGAAGCCGCGGCGCTTCTCGGCCTCGAGCCCGACGACATCGTGAAGACGCTGGTCGTCAGCAGAAGCGACGGCAGCTACCTTTTCGCCCTGGTTCCCGGTGACCGGGCGATCTCGTGGCCGAAGCTTCGCGCGGTGGTCGGGGTGAACAAGCTCCACATGCCGGATGCGGACCGCGCCCTGGCAGCGACCGGCTACGAGCGGGGCACGATCGTGCCGCTCGGGAGCACGCATCCGTGGCCTGTTTTCGCGGACGAGCGCATTCGGGGTCGCCGCATCGCGCTGGGGGCGGGCGCCCACGGGTACAGCCTGTTCACAGATGCAGACGAGCTCATCGCTGCGCTGTCGGCGACGGTTGCCGACATCACGGCGCCTCTTCCCGACGCGTCGTAG
- a CDS encoding DNA helicase, giving the protein MSLSRKRKKELRKLQNHATKVWETQQVLVGEAADVAREAGRQIGHYNREQIVPAVHDGYDRYAAPYVDRGVKVSRKVLSENVVPAAGALVGGALSVWDAANDTRSRIASGRGISVDTAKYQKKAAKYSKKATRALSGKLSALEPQKKGIGAGGVIAILLGVVAAGGVLYAAWQTLRADDELWVADDPLRAPDA; this is encoded by the coding sequence GTGAGCCTCAGCCGCAAGCGGAAGAAGGAGCTTCGAAAGCTCCAGAACCACGCCACGAAGGTGTGGGAAACCCAGCAGGTGCTCGTCGGTGAAGCCGCGGACGTCGCGCGCGAAGCCGGGCGACAGATCGGCCACTACAACCGCGAGCAGATCGTGCCTGCCGTGCACGACGGGTACGACCGCTACGCGGCTCCGTACGTCGACCGCGGCGTGAAGGTGTCTCGCAAGGTGCTCTCCGAGAACGTGGTGCCGGCTGCCGGCGCGCTCGTCGGTGGCGCACTGTCGGTGTGGGACGCCGCCAACGACACGCGGTCGCGCATCGCGTCGGGTCGGGGCATCTCGGTCGACACGGCCAAGTACCAGAAGAAGGCCGCCAAGTACTCGAAGAAGGCGACGCGGGCTCTCTCGGGCAAGCTGTCGGCGCTCGAGCCGCAGAAGAAGGGCATCGGAGCGGGCGGCGTCATCGCCATCCTCCTCGGTGTCGTGGCCGCCGGTGGCGTGCTGTACGCCGCCTGGCAGACGCTGCGCGCCGACGACGAGCTCTGGGTCGCCGACGACCCGCTGCGCGCGCCTGACGCGTGA
- a CDS encoding peptidylprolyl isomerase, whose product MAQHTAVATIHTNHGDIVVNLFGDHAPRTVQNFIGLSDGSQSWTDPATGKPGEGALYSDVVFHRIIPNFMIQGGDPLGQGTGGPGYNFNDEIHPELTFQQPYILAMANAGLRRNAITGKAEGTNGSQFFITTDPTPWLQGKHSIFGEVADDASRAVVDAIAAVPTGAGDRPVEPVVISTIDIATV is encoded by the coding sequence ATGGCCCAGCACACTGCCGTTGCAACGATCCACACCAACCACGGCGATATCGTCGTCAACCTGTTCGGCGATCACGCGCCGCGCACCGTCCAGAACTTCATCGGACTCTCCGACGGGTCCCAGTCCTGGACCGACCCGGCCACCGGCAAGCCCGGTGAAGGAGCGCTCTACTCCGACGTCGTGTTCCACCGCATCATCCCGAACTTCATGATCCAGGGCGGCGACCCGCTCGGTCAGGGCACGGGCGGACCCGGCTACAACTTCAACGACGAGATCCACCCCGAGCTCACCTTCCAGCAGCCCTACATCCTCGCAATGGCGAACGCGGGTCTGCGCCGCAACGCGATCACGGGCAAGGCCGAGGGCACCAACGGTTCGCAGTTCTTCATCACGACCGACCCGACCCCGTGGCTGCAGGGCAAGCACTCGATCTTCGGCGAGGTCGCGGATGACGCGTCCCGCGCCGTCGTCGACGCGATCGCCGCGGTGCCGACCGGTGCCGGCGACCGCCCGGTCGAGCCCGTCGTCATCTCCACGATCGACATCGCCACGGTCTGA